A stretch of DNA from Acidovorax carolinensis:
AACTTCAACGTGCTTGACACCAAGCAGCTGGCCGACACGCTTTCGGGCACCACCAAGGTCATGACCATGCTGTTGGGGGCCGTGGCGGCAGTGAGCCTGCTGGTGGGCGGCATCGGCATCATGAACATCATGCTGGTGAGCGTGACCGAGCGCACCCGTGAGATCGGCCTGCGCCTGGCCATTGGCGCCCTGGAGCGCGAGGTGCTGCTGCAGTTCCTGATCGAGGCCGTGGTGCTGGCCGCCCTGGGCGGGCTGATCGGCATCGTGCTGGCCACCGGGGCATCCATCGGCTTGTCGGCCCTGATGGATGTGCCCTACATCTTCAACCCCGGCGTCAACCTGCTGTCGTTCGTGTTCTCGGCCGGGATCGGGGTGGTGTTTGGCTACTTTCCGGCGCGGCGCGCAGCGCGCATGGACCCGATTGACGCGCTGCGGCATGAGTGAAGCGCGGTGGGCACCGTCTTTTGCCGGTGGTTGCTATCAATAGTTGAGCTGTTGGCGCTTGCCAGACAAGCGCCAGGGCCTGATTTCATCTCAAGCCCTGCGGGGCTCGACGGATCTGCCGCCAGGCAGCGCCAGATGCAGTGCGTTGTCGGCCGCCACGCACACGCGGTTGCGGCCGCTGTTCTTGGCCTGGTAGAGCGCGCTGTCGGCACTGGCGATCAGCGCGTTGGCATGAAACGGGCCGCTGGTCCAGGTGGCTGCACCGGCGCTGACGGTGACCGGCACCGGGCTTTGCTGCCAGCAAAACGGCGTGTTCTGCACCGCCAGCCGCAGTTGCTCCGCCACCTCGCGCGCGCCGGCGGGCGAGGTGTCGGGCAGAAGCACCAGGAACTCCTCGCCACCCCAGCGCGCCACCAGGTCGGTGGCGCGGGCGCGCTCTTGCAGCAGCCTGGCCAGTGTCTGCAGCACATGGTCGCCGGCGGCATGGCCGTGCTGGTCGTTGACCTTCTTGAAAAAGTCGATGTCGATCATCAGCGCAGACAGGGGCGTGCCCCGCCGCTGCGCGCGCAGGGCTTCGTGGGCCAGAAAATCATCGGCAGCGCGGCGGTTGGGCAGGCCGGTAAGGGCGTCCTGGGTGGCCGCCTGGCTCAGCTTGCGCTGCAGCCTGTAAAGCACCACGCCCACCAGCGCCAGGGCCATGCCCAGCGAAAGAAAGAGCCACAGCAGCGCGCCTGGCATGCCGATCGACTGGTCGAGCCGGTCATCGCGAATGATGCGCTCGGGGGCCTGCAGCACGAGCAGGGCGCGCATGGCAAACAGCGCGCTGCCGATGACCGAGGGGGCACTCAGCACCAGCGCCAGCAACCGGGGCGCACGCGCATCCTCGTGGCGAACGCAGCGCAGCATGGTCGCTCCGGTCCAGGCGCTGATCCCGCTGGCCAGGGCTGAAATGGCAGCCATGCGCCAGGCAGATTGTTCGTGCGCCAGCCAGACCACTTGCACCACGCCGGCGCAAAACAGCAGGGCGATGAACAGGCTGTCGGTGGGCGGGCGCCCCATCGCCCGCTGCAGCCCGCGCACCTGTAGCACAAGGGCCGCCACCAGCAGCATGTTGGCGGCTGCATGGGCAGGAAAACCCGCCCAGTTGCCGCTAATGAGGTAAACGAAAAAAGCAGCGCCTTGCAAAAATGCAAAGCCCGCCCAATGCAGTGAAGCGCGGCGCATGGGCAGCAGCAGCCCGGCTGCGAGCAGCCAGCCCAAGGCCACAAAGCATTCGAGAAGGATGCCGACCAGCAAAGTGGCATGTACGGCGGAGAGATTTTCGAGTGAGGCCATGGCGGTGGACAGGTGGGATGGCGCCAGAGCCCCAGATCTGGCGTTCCAAGTCCGATGGCTTCCCGACTCCCACCCTCGGTCTTGTGAACGGTATGCCCGCTTATTATCCAACGTCCCTGCGCCGGCCCCCGGGCTTGAAACCGGTTTTCCGATGCGCGTCGTGAATGGTGTGCCCGATACACAAAAAGCTGGTTGAAGCGCATGCGCTTCAACCAGCTTTAGCTATTGAATGCGTAGCTATCGAGGGTTGCCCCTCTCGGCCATTTAATGCACGACCAGCTGCACCGACTTGTCGGCCGGCACCAGCCGCGCCAGCGTCAGCGTGAGCACGCCGTTTTCGAGCTTGGCCGTGCTGGCCGAGGCGTCGATTTCATCGGCCAGCTCCCATGCCCGCTGCACCTGGCGGGGTGCGCCTGCCACGCTTTGCAGCTTGACCACATTGCCCTCGATGCTGATCTGCAATTGCTCGCGCGCCAGGCCGGGCACATCGAGCTGCAGCGTGGTGGCCTTGTCGTCGCGCGTCACGGTGCAACCGGCGGCGGTGCTGGCGCGGGCCGGTGTTGGAAGGGTGCCCATCAGGAAGCGTTGCAGCGCCAGATCGGCAGAGCGGGGTGCGTTGGCGTAGGCGGCGCGGCGGATCACGGGGGCGAAAATCATGGGTTGCTCCTATACACTGCGCGGCTCCCGGTGTGGTCGCCGCATGTCCAAGAGGTGTGTACGGTCACGCCGCATTTCAAGGAAAAAATGGCATGAATAAATTGCAGTCGGTGGGCTTGAAATCAGGCGCGGCGGTATTACGTCCATGCGTTTTGGCGGTGATTGCCGCCGTGGCTGGCACGCTGGCCCCGGTGTCCGCCAGCGGGGCACAGGCCACCGCACCCAGCGCTGCCGTGTCGCAGGCCAAGCCGGTGAAGCTGGCTTTGATCGAAAGCCTGTCGGGGCCTTTCGCCAACACGGGCGAGGCGGTTTTTCGCAACGTCTTCTGGGCCATAGAGCGCGTGAATGCGCGCGGCGGCGTGCGCCTGCCCGCAGCCGCCGGCGGTGCGCGCCCGCTGGCGCTGGAGCGCTACGACAGCAAGGGCCAGAACGAAGAGGCCCTGTCGGCCCTGCGCGCGGCCATCGACGATGGCGCGCAGGTCATCCTGCAGGGCAATTCGTCGGCCACGGCGGCGGTGCTGATCGACGCCATCAACAAGCACAACGAGCGCGAGCCGGGCAAGCGCGTGCTGTTTCTCAACTACTCGGCGGTGGACCCCATCCTCACCAACGAGAAATGCAGCTTCTGGCATTTCCGCTTTGATGCCCATGCCGACATGCGCATGGCCGCGCTCATGGAAGTGGTGCGTGAGGACAAGGCGCTCAAAAGCGTGTACCTCATCGGCCAGGACTACAGCTTTGGCCAGGCCGTGCTGCGCGAGGCCAAACGCCAGCTGGCCGCGCAGCGCCCCGATGTGGCCGTGGTGGGCGACGAGCTGCACCCCGTGGGCCGCGTGAAGGACTTCGCACCCTATGCCGTCAAGATCAAGGCCAGCGGCGCGCAGGCCGTCGTCACTGGCAACTGGGGCAACGATCTCACGCTGCTGGTCAAGGCCGCGCGCGAAGTGGGCTTTGACGGCAGCTTCTACACCTTCTATGGCAACGCGCTGGGCGCTCCCGCCGCTTTGGGCGATGCCGGCGTGGGCAAGGTGGTGGCCGTGGCCGACTGGCTGCCCAATGTGCCGGGCGCGCAAAGCGAGGCGTTCTACCAGTCGTTCCGCAGTCGATTCCCCAAGCCGGAGGATGACTATGTGCACATGCGCATGCAGCTCATGGTGGAGGCGCTGGCCCAGTCCATCGAGCGCGCGGGCAGCACCGACGTGGTGGCCGTGGCCCGGCAGATGGAAAAATCCAGCGTGCAGCTGGCCGGCCAGGGCGGCAGCATGCGCGCGGCCGACCACCAATTCCAGCAGGCCCTGGCCGTGGGCGTGATGGACAAAAAGGGCGCACCCGGCGTGAAGTTCGACGTGGAAGGCTCGGGCTACGGCTTTCGCGTGGTGCGGCAGATTGCCGCGGCCAAAGCGCAGCAGCCGCACAGCTGCACCATGCAGCGGTTTTGAGCGCGTCAGCGCCGCAGCGCGGCGGGTGGGCGGCTGGCTGCTGCCGTACCGCTGCGCTGGTCGCAGCGTCGGCCCCAGCGCTCAGCGCCGAATCCGGTAGCCCGTCTTGAAGACCCACCACACCGCGGCCAGGCACGCCGCCATGAATGCCAGCGTCATGCCCACGCTCACGCCGATGTGCACGTCGGCTGCGCCGTAGAAGGCCCAGCGCAGGCCGCTGATGAGATAAACCACCGGGTTGAACAGCGAGACGGTCTGCCAAAACGGCGGCAGCATGCTGATGCTGTAGAACGCGCCGCCCAGAAACGTCAGCGGCGTGATGACCAGCAGCGGAATGATCTGCAGCTTCTGAAAGCTGTCGGCCCATAGGCCGATGAGAAACCCGAACAGGCAGAAGGTGATGGCCGTCAGCACGAGAAAACCGAGCATCCACACCGGGTGCGCGACCTCGTAAGGCACGAACACCCGCGCCGTCGCCAGGATCAGCGCACCGACGATCAGCGATTTGGTGGCCGCCGCGCCCACATAGCCCAGCAGCACCTCGACCCAGTTGACCGGTGCGCTCAGCAGCTCGTAGATGGTGCCCGACCACTTGGGCATGTAGATGCCAAAAGCCGAGTTGGAAATGCTCTCCGAGAGCAGCGACAGCATCAGCAGCCCCGGGATGATGTAAGCCCCATAGTCCACGCCCCCAATGTCGCCCATGCGCGAGCCAATGGCCGAGCCGAAAACGATGAAATACAGCGAGGTCGAGAGCACCGGCGCAATCAGGCTTTGCGCCCAGGTGCGAAAAGCGCGGTGCATCTCGAAGCGGTAAATGGCGCGCACGCCGTGCAGGTTCAAGCCCATCATTGGCCCGCTTTCTGTTCGTGGACGAGGCTGACGAAGATGTCTTCGAGCGAGCTCTCCGACGAATGCAGGTCCTTGAAATCGATACCGTGCTCGCCCAGCGCGCGCAGCAGCGCGGCGATGCCGGTATCTTCCTGCTGACTGTCGAAGCTGTAGGTCAGCGCATGACCGTCGGCAGACAGGGCCAAAGGCCAGCGCGCCAGCGACTCGGGCACGCGCTCCATGGGGTGCTGCAGCGTCAGCGTGAGCTGCTTCTTGCCGAGCTTGCGCATCAACACGTCTTTGTCTTCCACCACGATCAGTTCGCCCTGGCGGATCACGCCAATGCGGTCGGCCATGTCCTCGGCTTCCTCGATGTAGTGCGTGGTCAGGATGATGGTGGTGCCTGCATCGCGCAGCGCGCGCACCAGGCGCCACATGTCGTGTCGCAGCTCCACGTCCACGCCAGCGCTGGGTTCATCGAGGAACAATATTTTCGGCTCGTGCGACAGCGCCTTGGCGATCAGCACTCGGCGCTTCATGCCGCCCGAAAGCGCCAGGATCTTGGTGTCCCTCTTGTCCCAGAGCGAGAGGTCTTTCAGGATCTTTTCGATCAGCGCCGGGTTAGGGGGCTTGCCAAACAGCCCGCGGCTGAAGCTCACGGTGGCCCACACGGTCTCGAACGAGTCGGTGTGCAGCTCCTGCGGCACCAGGCCGATGGCAGAGCGGGCCGCGCGGTAGTCGCGCACGGTGTCAAAGCCGTCGGCCGTCACGCTGCCTTCGGTGGCATTGGTCATGCCGCAGATGACGCTGATCAGCGTGGTTTTGCCGGCACCGTTGGGTCCGAGCAGGGCAAAAATTTCGCCACGGCGGATATCCAGGTGGACGTTCTTGAGCGCCTGGAAGCCACCCGCGTAGATTTTGCTGAGGCCGCGCACGCGCACAATGGCGTCGGCAACAGGCGTCGAAAGGAGGGTGGCTGACATGCGGTGTTTGCTTGAAAGTGGTGGGTCGGCTTAGCGTGCACGCGCTGCGGCTACCTCGCGCCCCAGTTCGATCACGGCCATGGCGTAGTAGCTTGACCAGTTGTAGCGCGTGATGGCATAAAAATTCTCGGTTCCGGCCACATAGCTCGGCGCGTCGCCGCCGTTTTGCAGCTCCACCAGCGCCAGCGGTCCGGTGTGCTGGGCGCCTGCGGCATCGAGCACGGCGCCCTTGGCTTGCATGCTGGCGGCGCTGAAGGTGGGCAGGATGTCGGGGCCAGCAACTCGTCAAGCTGCACGCGCGCGGGATCGGCGTCGAACTGCACGCTGTAGTGCGTGGGCATGCCCGGCTTCCAGCCATGGGCGATGAAATAGTTGGCTACCGAGCCGATGGCGTCGGCGGGGCTTGTGAACAGGTCCACGCGGCCATCTCCGTCGAAATCGATGGCGTGGCGTACCCAGCTCGATGGCATGAATTGTCCCAGGCCCATGGCGCCGGCGTAGCTGCCGCGCGGCTCGAACGGATCAACATTGCTGCGGTGCGTGAGGCTCAGAAACTGCTCCAGCTCGCGCTTGAAAAACTCGGTGCGCTCGGCGGCGCGCGGGTGCGCGGCCGGAAAGTCAAAGGCCAGCGTGGCCAGCGCGTCCATCACCCGGAAGTTGCCCATCTGCTGGCCGTAGATGGTTTCCACGCCGATGATGCCCACGATGATTTCGGCGGGCACGCCAAATTCGCTTTCTGCGCGTGC
This window harbors:
- a CDS encoding GGDEF domain-containing protein — encoded protein: MASLENLSAVHATLLVGILLECFVALGWLLAAGLLLPMRRASLHWAGFAFLQGAAFFVYLISGNWAGFPAHAAANMLLVAALVLQVRGLQRAMGRPPTDSLFIALLFCAGVVQVVWLAHEQSAWRMAAISALASGISAWTGATMLRCVRHEDARAPRLLALVLSAPSVIGSALFAMRALLVLQAPERIIRDDRLDQSIGMPGALLWLFLSLGMALALVGVVLYRLQRKLSQAATQDALTGLPNRRAADDFLAHEALRAQRRGTPLSALMIDIDFFKKVNDQHGHAAGDHVLQTLARLLQERARATDLVARWGGEEFLVLLPDTSPAGAREVAEQLRLAVQNTPFCWQQSPVPVTVSAGAATWTSGPFHANALIASADSALYQAKNSGRNRVCVAADNALHLALPGGRSVEPRRA
- a CDS encoding Hsp20/alpha crystallin family protein, with the translated sequence MIFAPVIRRAAYANAPRSADLALQRFLMGTLPTPARASTAAGCTVTRDDKATTLQLDVPGLAREQLQISIEGNVVKLQSVAGAPRQVQRAWELADEIDASASTAKLENGVLTLTLARLVPADKSVQLVVH
- a CDS encoding branched-chain amino acid ABC transporter substrate-binding protein — encoded protein: MNKLQSVGLKSGAAVLRPCVLAVIAAVAGTLAPVSASGAQATAPSAAVSQAKPVKLALIESLSGPFANTGEAVFRNVFWAIERVNARGGVRLPAAAGGARPLALERYDSKGQNEEALSALRAAIDDGAQVILQGNSSATAAVLIDAINKHNEREPGKRVLFLNYSAVDPILTNEKCSFWHFRFDAHADMRMAALMEVVREDKALKSVYLIGQDYSFGQAVLREAKRQLAAQRPDVAVVGDELHPVGRVKDFAPYAVKIKASGAQAVVTGNWGNDLTLLVKAAREVGFDGSFYTFYGNALGAPAALGDAGVGKVVAVADWLPNVPGAQSEAFYQSFRSRFPKPEDDYVHMRMQLMVEALAQSIERAGSTDVVAVARQMEKSSVQLAGQGGSMRAADHQFQQALAVGVMDKKGAPGVKFDVEGSGYGFRVVRQIAAAKAQQPHSCTMQRF
- a CDS encoding ABC transporter ATP-binding protein; its protein translation is MSATLLSTPVADAIVRVRGLSKIYAGGFQALKNVHLDIRRGEIFALLGPNGAGKTTLISVICGMTNATEGSVTADGFDTVRDYRAARSAIGLVPQELHTDSFETVWATVSFSRGLFGKPPNPALIEKILKDLSLWDKRDTKILALSGGMKRRVLIAKALSHEPKILFLDEPSAGVDVELRHDMWRLVRALRDAGTTIILTTHYIEEAEDMADRIGVIRQGELIVVEDKDVLMRKLGKKQLTLTLQHPMERVPESLARWPLALSADGHALTYSFDSQQEDTGIAALLRALGEHGIDFKDLHSSESSLEDIFVSLVHEQKAGQ